From a single Aspergillus puulaauensis MK2 DNA, chromosome 2, nearly complete sequence genomic region:
- a CDS encoding uncharacterized protein (COG:S;~EggNog:ENOG410PYR0), with translation MSSKLSAMPTSLQHRARGDGPQKRVDELVRKYRRVNKPSSVMLEVFNDPSSYSILADSLRRHLALVKCRSQEFEDCQVTIYDRALLILSDCGESATDPGMLELYLTEFLGIVPIAPIADGKKTVLNHVRLQSVLDRVQLTHKNEDEDAMVPAPAPALSTEYQRGQEESPPFDIQEEYGRHFPDPYLYEEEEEEEAEEEEEEAMFTMEAKQTSRPDVRATRLLDVYHQAKEDYLTTKARDGVESLPAIRFLRDSAENTLRYFHDNGLSHDSVVPDLERTFAVARDRTAQILGGRKRHFDEDAGGRGKRGRRSHALGPRKRHLEGYSKGRKHRGVDNNRRARPIIDSYRPPQGRH, from the exons ATGTCTTCCAAACTCTCCGCAATGCCCACTTCCCTCCAACACCGCGCCAGAGGCGACGGCCCCCAGAAGCGAGTCGACGAACTCGTCCGCAAGTACCGCCGAGTCAACAAACCCAGCTCCGTCATGCTTGAGGTCTTCAATGATCCAAGTAGCTACTCCATCCTAGCCGATTCTCTCCGTCGCCACCTCGCGCTTGTCAAGTGCCGCTCGCAGGAGTTTGAGGACTGCCAGGTTACAATCTACGACAGGGCTTTGCTCATCCTCTCGGACTGCGGCGAGAGCGCGACGGACCCTGGCATGCTGGAGCTCTACTTGACCGAGTTTCTGGGGATTGTTCCGATTGCACCCATCGCGGATGGCAAGAAAACTGTCTTGAACCATGTCAGGCTGCAGAGTGTTTTGGACAGAG TTCAACTGACCCACAagaacgaagacgaggacgccatggtcccagccccagccccagccctaaGCACCGAATACCAGCGTGGGCAGGAAGAATCGCCCCCCTTTGATATCCAAGAGGAGTACGGACGCCACTTCCCCGATCCATATCTCtatgaggaggaggaggaggaggaggcggaggaggaagaagaagaggcaaTGTTCACCATGGAGGCGAAACAAACAAGCAGGCCTGATGTCCGGGCTACGCGACTCCTCGACGTCTACCACCAAGCCAAGGAAGACTACCTCACTACAAAAGCGAGGGATGGCGTGGAGAGCCTTCCCGCAATCCGCTTCCTCCGCGATTCAGCGGAGAATACCCTCCGGTACTTTCATGATAACGGGCTGTCTCATGATAGTGTCGTCCCAGATCTGGAGCGCACCTTTGCCGTCGCCAGAGACAGGACGGCTCAGATCCTTGGTGGTCGTAAGCGGCACTTTGACGAAGATGCAGGAGGCCGGGGCAAGAGAGGCAGGAGGTCTCATGCTCTTGGACCGCGTAAGCGACACCTTGAAGGGTATAGCAAGGGTAGGAAGCATCGGGGTGTGGACAACAACAGGAGAGCTCGCCCCATTATCGACTCTTACCGTCCCCCCCAAGGCCGCCATTGA
- a CDS encoding uncharacterized protein (COG:S;~EggNog:ENOG410PP7K;~InterPro:IPR004911;~PFAM:PF03227;~TransMembrane:1 (i32-53o)), with translation MEKHVEDLSGRDQLPLTTGPSIPPRRRNFPRLAGFLGIVACLWLTFHWLPIALPNFKISLCHNHARTAEDGFPFEDQDPLTDSATADPQRIPLEAHIMSKCPDARDCLRELVVPTMERANDKIDFELSFIANASNRSSDVVCMHGPGECIGNMLMLCAANLPFPPDDSSTQATTPTVRYLGFATCLISSYEEIPDRQIVEQCALEHGIDFEALNQCVSQQDDNPNVGHQEDAPLSGIALLRESAHHSAELEVTTSCTVRVDDTVWCIRDGGAWKDCAKDGEGSQVSVLVDEIERLYGQRN, from the exons ATGGAGAAGCACGTCGAAGATTTATCTGGCAGAGACCAGCTACCTCTCACAACTGGCCCGAGTATCCCTCCGCGCCGCCGGAATTTCCCCCGCCTCGCCGGCTTCCTCGGTATCGTCGCCTGCCTCTGGTTGACTTTCCACTGGCTTCCTATCGCGCTTCCGAATTTTAAGATATCCCTGTGTCACAATCATGCTCGAACGGCAGAAGACGGCTTCCCGTtcgaagaccaagatccGCTCACAGACTCGGCGACTGCGGATCCACAACGTATTCCACTTGAGGCGCACATCATGAGCAAATGTCCAGATGCGCGGGACTGCCTACGGGAGCTTGTTGTGCCGACAATGGAGAGGGCCAACGACAAAATCGACTTTGAGCTTTCATTTATCGCAAA CGCCTCAAATCGGTCTTCCGATGTAGTGTGCATGCACGGCCCCGGAGAATGCATCGGAAACATGCTCATGCTCTGCGCCGCGAACCTTCCCTTCCCACCAGATGACAGCTCTACACAAGCGACGACGCCCACGGTTCGATACCTCGGGTTCGCGACTTGCCTGATTAGCTCATACGAAGAGATCCCAGACAGGCAGATTGTTGAACAATGTGCTCTGGAGCATGGTATCGACTTTGAGGCTTTGAACCAATGTGTTAGCCAGCAGGACGACAATCCCAATGTGGGTCACCAGGAAGATGCTCCGCTGAGCGGTATTGCTCTTCTGCGGGAGAGTGCTCATCACAGTGCGGAGCTTGAAGTGACGACGAGCTGTACTGTTCGGGTCGATGACACCGTCTGGTGTATCCGGGATGGCGGAGCCTGGAAAGATTGCGCGAAGGATGGCGAAGGTAGTCAGGTGTCGGTTCTTGTTGACGAGATTGAAAGGCTCTACGGGCAGCGGAATTGA
- a CDS encoding ankyrin repeat domain-containing protein (COG:S;~EggNog:ENOG410PT6U;~InterPro:IPR036770): MNNQPRLLSRPMPQKWPGISVSEWLSNWHKQDRLTKDAQIARLVKLASSYDPQSEKWTPEGSALAFRQLEMLSESDPQVLEGWLSIAQRRREREFETILTKREQRTTLENRAGETGDPLPRDQKGGWTILGDGLRYDDIPLTAPNDLTFMTENPRFLGPPPEYYSGFESACRQGSLATAQSIIASEALTTTPAFLHHGLCLALKAGNVETARYFLATGAPIVRKTPNHILSAPEDQQISLFELLVDYGWTPNTPGTWGAVLLPSIVTNHSLLRWFLDHGANPNLGEQDEHLYGEPLTDSCVALEKMAYQGDLEAARMLLDSGAVIQNGFPLHSAAGACPPGGNPHSGMVTPSEEFDRSRIPVMALLVERGADVNQFQGPQKGNMVPGYAIVHAVMAGAVERVRWLLENGADPTVKGPWGSAVEYACKVGSGDMRLVLENGVVDKLSKRLGEA, encoded by the exons ATGAATAACCAGCCCCGGCTTCTATCAAGGCCCATGCCGCAGAAATGGCCCGGGATATCAGTGTCGGAGTGGCTGTCGAATTGGCACAAACAAGACCGGTTGACAAAGGACGCCCAGATTGCCAGACTAGTCAAGCTCGCATCTTCATATGATCCACAGTCAGAAAAGTGGACGCCAGAAGGGAGCGCCCTTGCCTTCCGGCAACTTGAAATGCTATCGGAGTCCGATCCGCAGGTACTTGAAGGATGGCTCTCGATTGCACAGCGTCGGCGCGAGCGCGAATTCGAGACCATCCTAACCAAGAGAGAACAACGAACTACCCTAGAGAATCGTGCAGGGGAGACTGGGGATCCGCTACCCAGGGACCAGAAGGGGGGATGGACTATACTTGGCGACGGTCTTCGCTATGATGATATCCCTCTTACGGCCCCCAACGATCTTACCTTTATGACTGAGAACCCCCGCTTTCTTGGGCCGCCACCTGAATATTATAGTGGCTTTGAATCTGCCTGCCGTCAAGGCTCTCTTGCAACAGCGCAATCTATCATCGCTTCCGAAGCCCTCACAACCACCCCCGCTTTCCTTCACCATGGTCTATGCCTTGCTCTGAAGGCTGGCAATGTGGAAACTGCACGTTATTTTCTCGCTACCGGAGCACCTATCGTCCGGAAAACTCCAAATCATATCCTTTCTGCCCCAGAAGACCAGCAGATTTCCCTCTTCGAGCTCTTAGTTGACTATGGCTGGACGCCAAATACCCCTG GGACATGGGGGGCTGTTCTACTACCTTCTATTGTGACCAaccactccctcctccgGTGGTTCCTGGACCATGGTGCTAACCCCAACCTGGGCGAGCAGGATGAGCACCTTTATGGCGAGCCCCTAACTGATTCATGCGTGGCTCTCGAGAAAATGGCTTATCAGGGAGATCTCGAGGCTGCCCGTATGCTCCTGGATTCCGGTGCCGTGATACAAAACGGGTTCCCCCTACATTCAGCAGCGGGGGCTTGTCCACCTGGTGGTAACCCGCATTCTGGCATGGTCACCCCCAGCGAGGAGTTCGACAGAAGTAGAATCCCCGTTATGGCCCTTCTGGTGGAGCGCGGTGCCGATGTGAACCAATTCCAAGGGCCTCAAAAGGGGAACATGGTGCCTGGATATGCAATCGTCCACGCTGTCATGGCAGGTGCAGTAGAGCGAGTCCGGTGGCTCCTGGAGAACGGAGCGGATCCCACAGTAAAGGGACCATGGGGAAGCGCCGTGGAGTATGCATGCAAGGTAGGAAGCGGAGATATGAGACTGGTGCTTGAAAATGGGGTAGTCGATAAATTGAGCAAAAGACTAGGCGAGGCCTAA
- a CDS encoding hexokinase family protein (COG:G;~EggNog:ENOG410PHN5;~InterPro:IPR001312,IPR022673,IPR022672,IPR043129;~PFAM:PF00349,PF03727;~go_function: GO:0004396 - hexokinase activity [Evidence IEA];~go_function: GO:0005524 - ATP binding [Evidence IEA];~go_function: GO:0005536 - glucose binding [Evidence IEA];~go_function: GO:0016773 - phosphotransferase activity, alcohol group as acceptor [Evidence IEA];~go_process: GO:0001678 - cellular glucose homeostasis [Evidence IEA];~go_process: GO:0005975 - carbohydrate metabolic process [Evidence IEA]) produces MASADSGRSGLHTVEEHEIIHDDPIDEDEDHDEEFREMDPSVRAYLEHQRKVDEFLSPLALDEAVLYQLARRLSSVYRKLALESDQQFLPTPVSKLPSGLETGRYLAIDVGGSNLRVAFIELLGDTAEPDMARTRAAERPLKKAQTQRVKRTLEKAWPIQEHLKMDKAEDLFAWIGDCIAEVVAESLTSDATKGSVPEELEMGITFSFPIMQESLAEATLMPMGKGFAITSDLNLRKILLSGYEKHTKRPDDEDEPSKKRRKLFALPKLKISAITNDAVATLASLAYAVKSLPNSRVAMGIIVGTGCNATIPMKLSALHDAKVNHVRRSDPETSEIIVNTEWTISGVLPPLKALDIITKWDAELDAASARPGFQPFEYMTGGRYVGELIRLIFIDYLTNITGVSKAALPVELTKKYGLTTSYVSDNIARSRSGEDLAVELTGSLPPPSDTWRWDATSADLLRKIARDVQRRSAGLIAAAVVGLLACAGEIELRLESHESSPQESSAASPEHESITNISQPKDEPTSLNGLSNARGPIVPIISPSPTPADWQSGPEELVVAYTGGIIQHYPNFKEMCQQTIDRLIMRTGPQKSGKSVFLREASDGGVIGAGVLAGMVGNR; encoded by the exons ATGGCTTCGGCGGATTCAGGACGGTCAGGGCTACACACCGTGGAAGAGCACGAGATCATACACGATGATCCcattgacgaggatgaggaccaTGATGAGGAATTCAGGGAGATGGACCCCTCCGTAAGGGCATATCTGGAACATCAGCGAAAGGTCGATGAGTTTTTATCACCGCTGGCCCTAGACGAGGCTGTGCTATACCAGTTGGCCCGTCGGCTGTCGAGTGTGTATCGGAAGCTGGCTTTGGAATCAGACCAGCAATTCCTCCCAACCCCGGTTTCAAAGCTACCTAGTGGCCTGGAGACCGGCCGCTACTTGGCCATCGATGTTGGAGGGTCTAACCTACGAGTTGCTTTTATCGAACTGCTCGGCGATACTGCCGAGCCCGATATGGCTCGCACACGAGCCGCGGAGAGACCTCTTAAGAAGGCGCAGACACAACGCGTCAAGCGCACGCTTGAGAAAGCATGGCCTATCCAGGAGCATTTAAAGATGGACAAGGCGGAGGACCTTTTTGCGTGGATCGGAGATTGTATTGCGGAAGTAGTGGCTGAAAGCTTAACCTCGGATGCAACAAAAGGCTCAGTCCCTGAAGAACTGGAGATGGGAATTACCTTCAGTTTCCCAATAAT GCAAGAGTCTCTTGCGGAAGCTACTCTCATGCCGATGGGCAAGGGGTTTGCTATTACTTCAGATCTAAATCTTCGAAAAATACTGCTTAGTGGGTATGAAAAGCACACGAAACGccctgatgatgaagatgaaccGTCAAAAAAGCGCCGGAAACTGTTCGCTTTACCAAAACTGAAGATTTCTGCAATTACCAACGATGCGGTAGCGACTCTTGCATCCCTGGCGTATGCGGTGAAGTCCCTGCCCAACAGCCGAGTTGCGATGGGCATCATCGTGGGTACTGGCTGCAATGCCACGATACCGATGAAACTTAGCGCCCTGCACGATGCGAAGGTGAATCATGTGAGGAGGAGCGATCCAGAGACATCAGAAATTATCGTGAATACCGAATGGACGATATCGGGTGTCTTGCCTCCTCTTAAAGCGCTTGATATCATAACAAAGTGGGATGCGGAACTAGATGCAGCTAGTGCACGCCCCGGCTTTCAACCATTTGAATATATGACTGGAGGTAGATATGTCGGTGAACTTATACGGCTTATTTTCATAGACTACCTAACCAACATTACTGGGGTGTCTAAGGCTGCGCTACCTGTGGAACTCACTAAGAAATACGGCTTAACCACATCATACGTCTCAGACAACATTGCGCGTTCACGCTCAGGCGAAGATCTCGCAGTTGAGCTGACCGGTTCTCTACCCCCGCCAAGCGATACGTGGCGGTGGGATGCTACGTCCGCAGATCTCTTACGAAAAATCGCTAGGGACGTACAAAGGCGATCGGCAGGCTTAATAGCCGCCGCAGTTGTCGGCCTATTAGCATGTGCCGGCGAAATAGAGTTGAGGTTGGAAAGTCACGAGAGCTCACCGCAAGAATCTTCTGCGGCCTCACCCGAACATGAAAGCATCACGAACATTTCTCAGCCTAAAGATGAACCGACAAGCTTAAACGGATTAAGCAACGCTCGCGGCCCGATAGTCCCTATAATTTCTCCGTCGCCCACGCCTGCAGATTGGCAGTCTGGACCCGAGGAGCTTGTCGTCGCGTATACGGGTGGTATAATCCAGCATTATCCCAATTTCAAAGAAATGTGCCAACAGACCATCGATCGGCTTATCATGCGTACGGGGCCTCAGAAAAGCGGGAAATCAGTCTTTCTGCGCGAGGCATCAGATGGCGGTGTCATTGGAGCTGGTGTTCTCGCTGGGATGGTTGGGAATCGCTGA
- a CDS encoding uncharacterized protein (COG:S;~EggNog:ENOG410PTJA), which produces MQRIAQLPTGAKVLLKKQPLSVPARCIFSTPQLQVDSNTDKEAHDNQQPNESSKRHSTPEHHKPRKAAKSVAQEDEELRRRLEEMSGEGGASGIEYEDGKPQTMKRSVRNNMFRYI; this is translated from the exons ATGCAAAGGATAGCACAATTGCCGACAGGGGCAAAGGTTTTGTTGAAAAAACAACCACTTTCTGTCCCTGCCCGATGTATATTTTCCACGCCACAACTTCAAGTGGATTCAAACACAG ATAAAGAAGCGCATGATAACCAACAACCAAACGAATCATCAAAACGACACTCTACGCCAGAACACCACAAACCGCGGAAAGCAGCCAAAAGCGTCGctcaagaagatgaagagctACGCCGGCGGCTTGAAGAGATGTCTGGGGAGGGCGGTGCATCTGGCATAGAGTACGAGGATGGAAAGCCTCAAACTATGAAGCGAAGTGTTAGAAATAATATGTTCCGTtacatataa
- the TOA2 gene encoding transcription initiation factor IIA subunit gamma (BUSCO:EOG09265ER6;~COG:K;~EggNog:ENOG410PPMK;~InterPro:IPR009083,IPR009088,IPR015872,IPR015871, IPR003194;~PFAM:PF02268,PF02751;~go_component: GO:0005672 - transcription factor TFIIA complex [Evidence IEA];~go_process: GO:0006367 - transcription initiation from RNA polymerase II promoter [Evidence IEA]), whose translation MSAQAYYELYRGSSLGLSLTDTLDDLINEGRIEPQLAMKILSTFDRIITEVLAEKVRTRLNFKGHLDTYRFCDEVWTFLIKDVNFKLDNQQTISADKVKIVSCNSKRPGEA comes from the exons ATGAGTGCCCAGGCGTATTACGAACTCTACCGTGGGAGCAG CCTCGGCCTGTCATTGACCGACACCCTCGATGATCTGATCAACGAAGGACGGATCGAGCCCCAGCTCGCCATGAAGATTCTCTCAACCTTCGACCGTATTATTACAGAAGTCCTCGCAGAGAAGGTTCGGACTCGGTTGAACTTCAAG GGCCACCTTGACACATATCGATTCTGTGACGAAGTTTGGACTTTCCTGATCAAGGATGTCAATTTCAAACTGGATAACCAGCAGACTATCAGCGCGGACAAGGTTAAGATCGTGAGCTGCAACAGCAAGAGGCCCGGAGAGGCGTGA